A genome region from Methanococcoides burtonii DSM 6242 includes the following:
- a CDS encoding class I SAM-dependent methyltransferase, with translation MKAVVVPIGSVEAIMAKLAESNVLDKARKIVVVDSLEGRMAEIPILCDVSDFTVVKQNIPEFYRLAVSLKDHLIGIIPDELLQYVPSGWHLIGDVIIIHIPAEIQNYRTEVAEKLLLMNPRCNCVVRDLGIKGPFREPEREIIIGNKTETMEKENGCLFKIDVMKLMFSKGNLAEKKRMSKLGKGDVVVDMFAGIGYFSIPLAVHGNPKKVYSIELNPVSYGYLLENIRLNHQEDVIEAINGNCKDVTPVGIADRVIMGYVGTTHEYLRQGISAIRKEGGTLHYHETTPECLVFDRPVQRIKDAVASLGRDVDIMGCYRIKKYSPGVWHVVVDAFIK, from the coding sequence ATGAAAGCTGTTGTTGTACCTATTGGATCTGTTGAAGCTATAATGGCTAAACTTGCAGAGTCAAATGTGTTGGATAAGGCTCGGAAGATAGTGGTAGTTGATTCGCTGGAAGGTAGGATGGCTGAAATTCCCATTCTTTGCGATGTTTCCGATTTTACTGTCGTGAAACAAAATATTCCTGAATTCTATCGTTTAGCTGTTTCATTGAAAGACCATCTAATAGGTATAATCCCCGATGAACTGCTGCAATACGTTCCTTCGGGTTGGCATTTAATAGGTGATGTCATAATAATCCATATTCCTGCTGAAATTCAAAATTACAGGACTGAGGTTGCGGAAAAACTTCTTTTGATGAATCCCCGATGTAACTGTGTTGTGCGTGATCTTGGAATAAAAGGACCTTTCAGGGAGCCTGAACGTGAGATAATCATTGGCAACAAGACAGAGACCATGGAGAAGGAGAACGGATGCCTTTTTAAGATCGATGTGATGAAGCTAATGTTCTCAAAGGGCAACCTTGCTGAGAAAAAACGCATGAGTAAGCTCGGAAAGGGTGATGTGGTAGTAGATATGTTCGCAGGTATCGGATACTTTTCCATACCTCTGGCAGTCCACGGTAATCCTAAAAAAGTATATTCCATTGAACTGAATCCTGTTTCATATGGCTATTTGCTCGAGAATATAAGGCTGAACCATCAGGAAGATGTGATCGAAGCTATCAATGGCAATTGCAAAGATGTAACACCTGTGGGCATTGCCGACCGTGTGATCATGGGATATGTGGGAACCACTCATGAGTATCTCCGGCAGGGAATCTCTGCTATAAGAAAAGAAGGTGGCACTCTGCATTATCATGAGACTACACCTGAATGTCTTGTCTTTGACCGCCCCGTCCAGAGAATAAAAGATGCAGTGGCATCGCTTGGTAGAGATGTTGATATCATGGGATGTTATCGCATCAAAAAATATTCGCCAGGGGTATGGCATGTTGTTGTGGATGCATTTATCAAATGA
- the mch gene encoding methenyltetrahydromethanopterin cyclohydrolase, translating into MISVNEKGLAIIDEMLDWEEDVKIESKVLENGATIIDCGVNVEGGYDAGMYLSRLCLADLAEISYTKVDLEGLAVPAIQIATDHPTIACMASQYAGWRIAVGDYFGMGSGPARGLGLKPKELYEEIGYKDEADAAVLVMESDKLPTEEIVEYIAKHCSVEPQNVFIAVAPTSSIAGSVQISARVVETGIHKLESIGYDINKIKSGFGVAPIAPIVGDDTKCMGSTNDCIIYCGETYYTVEDGNAEELEDFVKKAPSSTSRDFGKPFYTTFKEAGFDFFKVDAGMFAPAKITINDLKSKKSFTSGRINPGILLESFGIKNV; encoded by the coding sequence ATGATAAGTGTCAATGAAAAAGGACTTGCGATCATCGATGAGATGTTAGACTGGGAAGAAGACGTAAAGATAGAATCAAAAGTGCTGGAAAACGGCGCAACTATCATCGACTGTGGTGTCAATGTAGAAGGTGGATACGATGCAGGTATGTATCTTTCACGCCTCTGCCTCGCAGACCTTGCTGAGATCAGCTACACAAAAGTAGATCTTGAGGGATTAGCAGTACCTGCAATTCAGATCGCAACAGACCATCCTACCATCGCATGCATGGCATCACAGTATGCAGGCTGGAGAATTGCAGTCGGCGACTACTTTGGAATGGGATCAGGTCCTGCAAGAGGTCTCGGACTTAAACCAAAAGAGCTCTACGAAGAGATAGGATACAAAGACGAGGCTGATGCAGCAGTTCTTGTAATGGAATCCGACAAACTTCCAACCGAGGAGATCGTCGAGTACATCGCAAAACATTGCAGTGTAGAGCCACAGAATGTATTCATCGCTGTTGCACCAACCTCATCAATTGCAGGATCAGTACAGATCTCCGCAAGAGTTGTTGAAACAGGCATTCACAAACTCGAATCCATTGGATATGACATCAACAAGATCAAGAGCGGATTCGGTGTTGCACCTATTGCACCTATTGTAGGAGACGATACTAAATGCATGGGATCTACCAACGACTGTATCATCTACTGTGGTGAAACATACTACACCGTAGAAGACGGAAATGCAGAAGAACTCGAAGATTTCGTTAAGAAAGCACCATCCTCAACATCAAGAGATTTTGGTAAGCCATTCTACACAACATTCAAGGAAGCAGGATTCGACTTCTTCAAGGTTGACGCAGGAATGTTCGCACCTGCAAAGATAACCATCAACGACCTCAAGTCAAAGAAGTCATTCACCAGCGGTCGCATTAACCCTGGAATTTTGCTAGAATCATTCGGCATCAAGAACGTTTAA
- a CDS encoding DUF2110 family protein — METAILTIKIYGNVERSLSSASFMLENELKDLDAKAEVSLGPDGWLQVAATGDDGEFAINFLKEKFGTPVTYVDDKAVYRGFISSINEDGITVDIGITLKIKSSELSVLGAGTSPQIASRFGLIPHLPVYIRVLKQEDGTFASFTKKQVDLFWSWKKFPTDRLVVNSVTRSELKSAIKKKGHGRDIYGIERLGLLENLVVCREKTDGPGIVAEIGPLLNAEIGVIKGTR, encoded by the coding sequence ATGGAAACCGCAATTTTGACTATCAAGATCTACGGCAATGTAGAACGCTCATTAAGCTCTGCTTCCTTTATGCTGGAAAATGAATTGAAAGACCTCGATGCGAAAGCCGAAGTATCGCTGGGTCCGGATGGATGGCTTCAGGTAGCTGCTACTGGAGACGATGGTGAGTTCGCTATTAATTTCCTTAAAGAAAAGTTTGGCACCCCGGTGACCTACGTAGATGATAAAGCGGTTTATAGGGGTTTTATTTCTTCTATTAATGAGGATGGCATAACTGTAGATATCGGTATCACTTTAAAGATAAAGTCTTCTGAGCTCAGTGTCCTTGGGGCTGGCACTAGTCCACAGATAGCATCGAGGTTTGGTCTTATACCTCACCTGCCGGTATATATCAGGGTATTAAAGCAGGAAGATGGTACGTTCGCTTCTTTTACGAAAAAGCAGGTCGATCTTTTCTGGAGCTGGAAGAAGTTTCCAACCGACCGACTGGTAGTGAATTCAGTCACACGTTCCGAACTTAAGAGTGCTATTAAGAAAAAAGGGCATGGCAGGGATATTTATGGCATTGAAAGGCTTGGTCTGCTTGAGAATCTGGTTGTATGTCGTGAGAAAACGGATGGTCCTGGCATCGTGGCAGAGATCGGTCCTTTGCTGAATGCAGAAATTGGTGTTATCAAAGGAACTCGTTAA
- a CDS encoding MarR family transcriptional regulator: MSPEYLFLQEKPTLVLLAIWFYGRTYASVITKEINSTFAHTTKVLSRMEEDGLVQFSFEGRIKYVELTEKGTNVVSILKDLIISLDGELPDEYDVEGRHDVSGSELDTASAEIFDIVKKLRFKIESIYKELIDSGADAATIKRKLGPFSRDMAMIGEMINSSETPVDTEVIRAYDTTRDVFSSLLNKNG, encoded by the coding sequence GTGAGTCCTGAGTATTTGTTCCTTCAAGAAAAACCAACACTTGTTCTACTTGCGATATGGTTCTACGGTAGGACCTATGCTTCAGTGATCACAAAAGAGATCAATTCAACATTTGCCCACACGACCAAGGTCCTTTCAAGAATGGAGGAAGATGGACTCGTTCAATTTTCATTCGAAGGGCGTATCAAATATGTCGAGTTGACGGAAAAAGGGACCAACGTTGTGTCGATCCTTAAGGACCTCATAATTTCTCTTGATGGTGAACTTCCTGATGAATATGATGTTGAAGGGCGTCATGATGTAAGTGGTTCAGAACTTGACACAGCTTCTGCCGAGATATTTGATATTGTCAAAAAGTTACGCTTTAAAATAGAAAGTATCTATAAAGAACTTATAGACTCTGGTGCGGATGCGGCTACTATCAAGAGGAAGCTTGGGCCATTTAGTCGTGATATGGCAATGATAGGTGAAATGATCAATTCTTCAGAAACACCTGTAGATACCGAGGTCATCAGGGCTTATGACACTACAAGGGATGTTTTTTCTTCCCTTCTGAACAAAAACGGTTAA
- a CDS encoding DUF2124 domain-containing protein, whose translation METIDNSSGVGGLLTSFRKLVKDSNKIMFIGTAGFCTPFAELMAYGIRNTNIEIGFIPETSPEEAREIVKTSFGMQIGDNIDYHADTIVLLGGLSMPKMGINLNAVKETMEKVFENTDEGMTIGVCFQSAFENQCWIGPIEFDHIIDSDISIKTLKA comes from the coding sequence ATGGAAACAATAGACAACTCCAGTGGAGTCGGAGGACTTTTAACATCTTTTAGAAAGCTTGTAAAAGACTCAAACAAAATTATGTTCATTGGAACTGCCGGATTCTGCACACCATTTGCAGAACTTATGGCATATGGCATACGTAATACAAATATAGAGATCGGATTCATTCCAGAGACCAGTCCTGAAGAAGCAAGGGAGATCGTCAAAACATCTTTCGGAATGCAGATAGGTGACAATATCGACTATCATGCAGACACTATTGTCCTTCTTGGCGGACTTTCCATGCCAAAGATGGGAATAAACCTCAATGCCGTGAAAGAGACAATGGAAAAAGTATTTGAGAACACTGATGAGGGAATGACCATCGGGGTATGTTTCCAGTCAGCTTTTGAGAACCAGTGCTGGATAGGACCGATAGAATTCGACCACATTATTGATTCCGACATTTCGATCAAGACATTGAAAGCATGA
- a CDS encoding V4R domain-containing protein → MEPDGQTALFSTQNGIIAIEGPVKLQIMELLYETAQSFDDIVKHTGKAKSTISVHLKDLKASNLLEEHVDPDDRRKKTYVMCSQYTACSQKPVFDHYRKNLEEFTTSFDSEGGLLRSMFRTVQSGFHANGFNQTPIMENIGQDIGMKIAETFTSTYIEGLFEEVTDYWQKNEMGKLTVRSYDPLIINIKDSFICEGTKNIGQTLCSFNEGILQGIILNKMNLQCNIVETECCGTGHGHCLFVMQ, encoded by the coding sequence ATGGAGCCTGATGGACAAACTGCACTATTTTCAACCCAAAATGGCATTATTGCCATTGAAGGTCCGGTCAAGCTTCAAATAATGGAGTTATTGTACGAGACTGCACAATCTTTTGATGATATAGTAAAACACACAGGAAAAGCAAAATCAACGATATCCGTACACCTGAAAGACCTGAAAGCAAGCAATTTACTAGAAGAACATGTCGATCCGGATGACAGGCGTAAAAAGACATATGTCATGTGTTCACAATATACTGCCTGCTCACAAAAGCCAGTATTCGACCATTACAGGAAGAACCTGGAAGAATTTACCACAAGCTTCGATAGCGAAGGAGGACTTCTCCGGTCAATGTTCCGGACAGTACAAAGTGGTTTTCATGCAAATGGATTTAATCAAACACCAATCATGGAAAATATCGGACAGGATATTGGAATGAAGATTGCCGAAACGTTCACTTCAACTTATATCGAAGGATTGTTCGAAGAAGTTACTGATTATTGGCAAAAGAATGAAATGGGTAAACTTACCGTTAGATCCTATGATCCGCTAATTATTAATATAAAGGACAGTTTTATCTGCGAAGGTACAAAGAACATAGGCCAGACATTATGTTCTTTTAATGAAGGCATACTTCAGGGAATTATCCTAAATAAAATGAACCTGCAATGTAACATCGTGGAAACAGAATGCTGCGGAACAGGTCATGGACACTGCCTATTTGTTATGCAATAA